From Nicotiana tabacum cultivar K326 chromosome 15, ASM71507v2, whole genome shotgun sequence, the proteins below share one genomic window:
- the LOC107811141 gene encoding uncharacterized protein LOC107811141, translating into MAYSKMIIALMLALVAGSAFAQAPGSSPAASPKSSPPPVSSPPAATPQPSTTSTPVSAPANAPTTASSPSESPLASPPAPPTVDTPASSPSGSSPPSIGAAPGGSPTSSPNSASLNRVAVAGSAVVAIFAASLML; encoded by the coding sequence ATGGCGTACTCAAAGATGATCATTGCTTTAATGTTGGCCTTAGTGGCTGGATCTGCTTTTGCTCAGGCACCGGGATCATCTCCGGCAGCTTCTCCGAAGAGTTCTCCGCCACCAGTATCATCACCTCCGGCGGCGACTCCTCAACCTTCTACAACATCAACACCTGTCTCTGCTCCTGCAAATGCTCCTACTACTGCATCTTCTCCATCTGAATCTCCATTAGCATCTCCACCAGCTCCCCCAACTGTCGATACTCCGGCATCATCTCCTTCTGGCTCTTCTCCTCCGTCGATCGGCGCTGCTCCCGGCGGTTCTCCTACTTCATCTCCTAACTCTGCCTCCTTGAACAGAGTCGCTGTCGCCGGATCTGCTGTTGTAGCTATCTTTGCTGCTTCGTTGATGCTTTGA
- the LOC107811139 gene encoding uncharacterized protein LOC107811139 — protein MAYSKVIIALMFALVAGSAFSQAPGASPAASPKSSPPPAATPPPPTSTPVSAPTTASSPSESPPTVDTPASSPSGASPPSIAAAPGGSPTSSPNSASLNRVAVAASAVVAVFAASLIL, from the coding sequence ATGGCATACTCAAAAGTGATCATTGCTTTAATGTTCGCATTAGTAGCTGGATCTGCTTTCTCTCAGGCACCAGGAGCATCTCCAGCAGCTTCTCCGAAGAGTTCTCCACCGCCGGCGGCGACTCCTCctcctcctacatcaacacctgTCTCCGCTCCTACTACTGCATCTTCTCCATCAGAATCTCCACCAACTGTAGATACTCCGGCATCATCTCCTTCTGGCGCTTCTCCTCCATCTATCGCCGCCGCTCCCGGTGGTTCTCCTACTTCCTCTCCTAACTCTGCTTCCTTGAACAGAGTCGCCGTTGCAGCATCTGCTGTTGTAGCTGTCTTTGCTGCTTCTTTGATTCTTTAA
- the LOC107811138 gene encoding uncharacterized protein LOC107811138: MAYSKVIVALMLALVVGSAFAQAPGSSPAASPKSSPPPVTSSPPVATPPSAVTPVSAPANAPTTASSPSESPLASPPAPPTVDTPASSPSGGAAPPSIGAAPSGSPTSSPNSASLNRVAVAGSAVVAIFAATFML; encoded by the coding sequence ATGGCATACTCAAAGGTAATCGTTGCTCTGATGTTGGCTTTGGTGGTTGGATCTGCATTTGCTCAGGCACCAGGATCATCTCCGGCAGCTTCTCCGAAGAGTTCTCCACCACCGGTAACATCGTCACCTCCGGTGGCGACTCCTCCATCTGCAGTAACACCTGTCTCTGCTCCTGCAAATGCTCCTACTACTGCTTCTTCTCCATCTGAATCTCCATTGGCATCTCCTCCAGCTCCACCAACTGTCGATACTCCGGCATCATCTCCTTCCGGTGGTGCTGCTCCTCCATCCATCGGTGCGGCTCCCAGCGGTTCTCCTACCTCATCTCCCAACTCTGCTTCCTTGAACAGAGTCGCCGTCGCCGGATCTGCTGTTGTAGCTATTTTTGCTGCTACtttcatgctttaa